The Pseudomonas kermanshahensis genome includes a window with the following:
- a CDS encoding endonuclease has protein sequence MKKLLYAVALLLAVNLPAFANPPSTFTEAKVVAKQKVYLDQASSAMGDLYCGCKWTWVGKSGGRIDAASCGYETRKQQNRAERTEWEHIVPAYTFGNQRQCWKNGGREHCVDDDPVFRAMEADLFNLYPAVGEVNGDRSNFNYGMVAGNAGQYGQCSTKVDFVQRAAEPRDEVKGLVARTTFYMFDRYKLSMSRQQQQLLMAWDKQHPVSAWEKERDRRIAAIMGHANPFVTGERKWTADYKPVGTGVVQAMPAKPVSEAAKPSLASTAATGAVLGNRNSHVYHLANGCPGYTQVASKNQVMFGSEGEAQAAGYRKAGNCR, from the coding sequence ATGAAAAAACTGCTTTATGCCGTAGCGCTCCTGCTCGCCGTCAACCTCCCCGCCTTCGCCAACCCGCCTTCCACCTTCACCGAAGCCAAGGTCGTCGCCAAGCAAAAGGTCTACCTGGACCAGGCAAGCAGCGCCATGGGCGACCTGTATTGCGGCTGCAAATGGACCTGGGTGGGCAAGTCAGGTGGGCGCATCGATGCTGCCTCCTGCGGTTATGAAACCCGCAAACAGCAAAACCGCGCCGAGCGTACCGAGTGGGAACATATCGTGCCGGCCTATACCTTCGGCAACCAGCGCCAATGCTGGAAAAACGGCGGCCGCGAGCATTGTGTCGATGACGACCCGGTCTTCCGCGCCATGGAAGCCGACCTGTTCAACCTCTACCCGGCCGTGGGCGAAGTCAACGGTGACCGCAGCAACTTCAACTACGGCATGGTCGCTGGCAACGCCGGGCAATACGGCCAGTGCTCGACCAAGGTCGATTTCGTGCAGCGCGCCGCCGAGCCGCGTGACGAAGTGAAGGGCCTGGTTGCCCGTACCACCTTCTACATGTTCGACCGCTACAAGCTGAGCATGTCGCGTCAACAGCAGCAACTGCTGATGGCCTGGGACAAACAGCACCCCGTCTCGGCCTGGGAAAAAGAACGTGACCGGCGCATCGCCGCCATCATGGGGCACGCCAACCCGTTCGTGACGGGCGAACGCAAATGGACAGCCGACTACAAGCCTGTTGGCACTGGTGTCGTGCAAGCCATGCCGGCCAAACCGGTCAGCGAAGCGGCCAAGCCCAGCCTGGCCAGCACTGCAGCAACAGGCGCTGTGCTCGGCAACCGCAACAGCCATGTCTATCACCTGGCCAATGGCTGCCCGGGCTACACCCAGGTGGCCTCGAAGAACCAGGTGATGTTCGGCTCCGAGGGCGAGGCGCAAGCGGCCGGCTACCGCAAGGCGGGCAACTGCCGGTAA
- a CDS encoding BCCT family transporter, translating to MRAKQGLFKGLNPIVTVGSISIVVAFVVLCASHGDQAAGVFKGASDAILDHLKWFYLALVSAILGLLVYIAFSRYGTLKLGRPDEKPEFSFAAWIAMLFSAGMGVGLIFWSVAEPVLHYASNPFTPGLTDQAASMAMRITLLHWGLHPWAIFTVIGLGLAYFAYREGLPLALRSILYPIIGNRIYGPIGHTVDIIGGAVTAFGVSQSLGLGVEQINMGMHQVFGTPVTLSFKLSIIAVVTVIASISLVAGVSRGMKRLSTLNMWISLGLMLVVLALGPTNYIMNLLFESAGDYAQNIIGMSFWTDAQADSSWQKSWTAFYWPWWMTWGPFVGLFIARISRGRTIRELVFGALLVPTLVTILWMAVFGGAALKDEQQVRHAYQALPVAEQAAAGAFQGGPILEATRKETTTAMFTLLDRLDGPTLGAILSVIICLLLAVHFVTAADAGTQVLCMLNSLGSIDPPNWIRVLWCVLEGAIAASLVIAGGLLAIQMASIVVGLPIAFYMLLAGYSLMRSLFASDAVITGPAPVHAGAEIPRPANELAAG from the coding sequence ATGCGTGCAAAACAAGGCCTTTTCAAAGGCCTGAACCCTATTGTAACGGTAGGGTCGATCTCAATCGTGGTGGCGTTCGTGGTGCTCTGCGCCTCTCATGGCGACCAAGCTGCGGGGGTATTCAAGGGCGCGTCGGACGCCATTCTCGACCACCTCAAGTGGTTTTACCTGGCGCTGGTCAGCGCCATCCTCGGCTTACTGGTGTACATCGCCTTCAGCCGCTATGGCACCCTCAAGCTCGGGCGCCCCGACGAAAAACCCGAGTTCAGTTTTGCCGCCTGGATCGCCATGCTGTTCAGTGCGGGCATGGGCGTTGGGCTGATCTTCTGGTCGGTTGCAGAGCCGGTGCTGCACTACGCCAGCAACCCGTTCACACCGGGGCTCACCGACCAGGCCGCGTCCATGGCCATGCGTATAACCCTGTTGCACTGGGGCCTACACCCTTGGGCGATCTTCACCGTGATCGGCCTGGGCCTGGCCTACTTCGCCTACCGTGAAGGGCTGCCACTGGCGCTGCGCTCGATCCTGTACCCGATCATCGGCAACCGCATCTACGGGCCGATTGGCCATACGGTCGACATCATTGGTGGCGCGGTCACTGCATTCGGGGTGTCGCAATCGCTGGGGTTGGGCGTCGAGCAGATCAACATGGGCATGCATCAGGTGTTCGGCACGCCAGTCACCCTGTCGTTCAAGCTGAGCATCATCGCCGTCGTCACCGTGATCGCCTCGATCTCGCTAGTGGCCGGTGTATCGCGTGGCATGAAGCGCCTGTCGACGCTGAACATGTGGATTTCCCTGGGGCTGATGCTGGTGGTGCTGGCCCTGGGCCCAACCAACTACATCATGAACCTGCTGTTCGAGTCGGCGGGCGACTACGCGCAGAACATCATCGGCATGAGTTTCTGGACCGACGCCCAGGCCGACAGCAGTTGGCAGAAGAGCTGGACCGCCTTCTACTGGCCGTGGTGGATGACCTGGGGGCCGTTCGTTGGCCTGTTCATTGCGCGGATTTCCCGTGGCCGGACCATCCGCGAACTGGTGTTCGGCGCGTTGCTGGTGCCGACCTTGGTGACTATTTTGTGGATGGCCGTGTTCGGCGGTGCCGCACTGAAGGATGAGCAGCAAGTGCGCCACGCCTATCAAGCACTGCCGGTCGCCGAGCAGGCAGCGGCCGGCGCGTTCCAGGGTGGCCCGATTCTGGAAGCCACGCGCAAGGAAACCACCACGGCCATGTTCACCTTGCTCGACCGCCTCGACGGCCCCACGCTGGGTGCAATCCTCAGCGTGATCATCTGCCTGCTGCTGGCCGTGCATTTCGTCACTGCGGCCGATGCCGGGACCCAGGTGCTGTGCATGCTCAACTCGCTGGGCAGCATCGACCCACCCAACTGGATACGCGTGCTGTGGTGTGTGCTGGAGGGCGCCATCGCGGCCAGCCTGGTGATTGCCGGCGGCTTGCTGGCGATTCAGATGGCCAGCATCGTGGTCGGCCTGCCGATTGCGTTCTACATGTTGCTGGCCGGGTACAGCCTGATGCGCAGCTTGTTTGCCAGTGATGCAGTGATTACTGGACCGGCGCCGGTGCATGCGGGCGCTGAAATTCCACGGCCTGCCAACGAACTGGCCGCTGGCTGA
- a CDS encoding hybrid-cluster NAD(P)-dependent oxidoreductase — protein sequence MTVLENIAQNIAGLRADQRFTDTDHWAAHGAQWASGESKRIECLSVVDETHDVKTFTFHSPDYPALAYEPGQFLTVSPVIGGASVSRCYTLSSTPTRPFTFAITVKRVPGGTVSNWLHDNLRPGHALAASGPAGIFTPVAGPARKLLYLSAGSGVTPLMAMTRAAADLHADLDIVFVHSARTPKDIIFRDELARLERSMPGLRTLFFCEGAGDEPDWDGPIGRLSLDALQRQIPDFKERAVFTCGPKGYMEATKALLAGAGFDLARYHQESFDINAEAEPAAAPAAPGQALDSFTVRLARSGKAFTMSADQTVLAAAKKAGAVVPSSCSQGVCGTCKTAVLQGSVEMKHNGGIRQREIDKGLRLLCCSRPTSDLVIDL from the coding sequence ATGACCGTGCTCGAGAACATTGCCCAGAACATTGCCGGCCTGCGTGCCGACCAGCGCTTCACCGACACCGACCACTGGGCCGCCCATGGTGCCCAGTGGGCCAGCGGTGAAAGCAAACGCATCGAATGCCTGAGCGTTGTGGACGAGACCCACGACGTGAAAACCTTCACCTTCCACAGCCCAGACTACCCGGCGCTTGCCTACGAACCAGGCCAGTTCCTCACCGTGTCGCCCGTGATCGGGGGGGCCAGCGTGTCGCGCTGCTACACCCTGTCCTCGACACCGACCCGGCCGTTCACCTTTGCCATCACGGTCAAGCGGGTGCCGGGCGGCACGGTGTCCAACTGGTTGCACGATAACCTGCGCCCTGGCCACGCCCTGGCTGCTTCTGGCCCCGCGGGCATCTTTACCCCAGTGGCGGGCCCTGCGCGCAAATTGCTGTACCTGTCGGCCGGCTCCGGCGTCACCCCGCTGATGGCGATGACCCGCGCCGCCGCCGACCTGCACGCCGACCTGGACATCGTCTTCGTGCACAGTGCGCGTACGCCTAAAGACATCATCTTCCGCGATGAACTGGCGCGCCTCGAACGCTCCATGCCAGGGCTGCGGACGCTGTTCTTCTGCGAAGGCGCTGGCGACGAGCCCGACTGGGACGGCCCGATCGGGCGCCTGTCGCTGGACGCACTGCAGCGCCAGATCCCCGACTTCAAGGAGCGGGCGGTATTCACCTGCGGGCCAAAAGGCTACATGGAGGCGACCAAAGCCTTGTTGGCGGGTGCTGGTTTCGACTTGGCCCGCTACCACCAGGAAAGCTTCGACATCAACGCCGAAGCCGAGCCGGCAGCCGCCCCCGCCGCCCCCGGCCAGGCCCTGGACAGCTTCACCGTGCGCCTTGCCCGCTCTGGCAAGGCATTCACCATGAGCGCCGACCAGACCGTACTGGCCGCTGCCAAAAAAGCCGGTGCCGTAGTCCCCTCCTCGTGCAGCCAAGGTGTGTGCGGTACCTGCAAGACCGCGGTACTGCAGGGCAGCGTCGAGATGAAGCACAACGGCGGCATTCGCCAGCGTGAAATCGACAAAGGCCTGCGGCTGCTGTGCTGCAGCCGCCCGACGTCGGACCTGGTGATCGACCTCTGA
- a CDS encoding aromatic ring-hydroxylating oxygenase subunit alpha, whose amino-acid sequence MNGALYSRQDVFETDMEIFFNQHWIQVAVTADVDEPGDVFTVDIGKSSVLILRDDDEQIRAYRNVCRHRGARLKEAGKSTVGMLVCPYHQWTYDLDGSLKHASHMGKGFDPKCRSLIPVHCKVVGAHVLVCLGDNPPEDIKDLEAVMGPRFAPFDLANTRIAYELDYIENGNWKLVMENNRECYHCAGTHPELIVSYQSEDLGVSLEEMSDEARASYDAYQIRKAGIEADWANSGLLYETVEHLQDDAPTQFRTQRMIIAGAGESQTLDTQVACRKLLGNLTRRDLGDTHLWGNNAWAHVMSDHAMISWIIPLSPDRTLVRTKWLVHRDAVEGVDYDLQRLTEVWVATTQQDAALVAITHSGTQDPAFVPGPYSTYTEPYVDQFARWYTSRLAAHGV is encoded by the coding sequence ATGAATGGCGCGTTGTACAGCCGCCAGGATGTTTTCGAAACCGACATGGAAATCTTCTTCAACCAGCATTGGATACAGGTCGCCGTTACCGCCGATGTCGATGAACCCGGTGATGTCTTTACCGTCGATATCGGCAAATCGTCGGTGCTGATCCTGCGCGACGATGATGAACAGATTCGCGCCTACCGCAATGTGTGCCGCCACCGCGGCGCGCGCCTGAAAGAAGCAGGCAAATCCACTGTCGGCATGCTGGTATGCCCCTACCACCAGTGGACCTACGACCTGGACGGCAGCCTCAAGCATGCCAGCCACATGGGCAAGGGCTTCGACCCCAAGTGCCGCAGCCTGATCCCGGTGCACTGCAAGGTTGTCGGGGCCCATGTACTGGTGTGCCTGGGCGACAACCCGCCTGAAGATATCAAGGACCTCGAAGCGGTGATGGGGCCGCGCTTCGCGCCGTTCGACCTGGCCAATACCCGCATCGCCTACGAACTCGACTACATCGAGAACGGCAACTGGAAGCTGGTGATGGAGAACAACCGGGAGTGCTACCACTGCGCCGGCACCCACCCGGAACTGATCGTGTCCTACCAGTCCGAAGACCTTGGCGTCAGCCTGGAAGAGATGAGCGACGAGGCTCGCGCGTCCTACGATGCCTATCAAATCCGCAAGGCCGGCATCGAAGCTGACTGGGCCAATTCGGGCCTGCTCTACGAGACTGTGGAGCATTTGCAGGATGACGCCCCCACGCAGTTTCGCACCCAGCGCATGATCATCGCCGGTGCGGGTGAATCGCAGACACTCGATACCCAGGTTGCCTGCCGCAAACTGTTGGGCAACCTGACCCGTCGCGACCTGGGCGACACCCACCTGTGGGGCAACAACGCTTGGGCTCACGTGATGAGCGACCACGCCATGATCAGCTGGATCATCCCGCTCTCGCCGGACCGCACCCTGGTGCGCACCAAATGGCTGGTGCACCGCGATGCCGTCGAAGGGGTCGACTACGACCTGCAGCGCCTGACCGAGGTCTGGGTCGCCACCACCCAACAGGACGCCGCCCTGGTCGCCATCACCCACAGTGGCACCCAAGACCCCGCCTTCGTCCCAGGCCCCTACTCCACCTACACCGAGCCGTACGTCGACCAGTTCGCCCGCTGGTACACCTCGCGCCTCGCGGCACATGGGGTGTGA
- a CDS encoding MFS transporter — MSVHEAPPLALPKSTVAKMEAAMALGSFAIGTGEFAIMGLMPDIASNLQLSEPQVGHAISAYALGVMVGAPTLAILGAKLLRKHMLLLLMALYALGNLATAFAPSFGGLVAFRFISGLPHGAYFGIAAVVASSMVANNQRAGAVARVMMGLTLAMLLGNPVATLLGQYFGWRSAFVLVGAIALCTIALVWRFVPQPHDEVRSDPRKELKAFALPQVWMALAIASIGFAGMFCVFSYLAPTMLHVTQVSPQWIPFGLAAFGVGGIVGNIAGGKLFDRLQFRAVGLVLIWSIAVLLFFTFAAHSLWTLLLGVGLVGTMIALAAPLQIRLMDIAHEAPSLAAASNHAAFNLANALGPWLGGMAITAGMGWTSTGYIGAATALVGLGIYFVARRMKGGH, encoded by the coding sequence ATGTCTGTCCATGAAGCACCACCGCTAGCCCTGCCGAAAAGCACTGTCGCCAAGATGGAAGCCGCCATGGCGCTAGGCAGCTTTGCCATTGGTACCGGCGAATTCGCCATTATGGGGTTGATGCCGGACATCGCCAGCAACCTGCAGCTGAGCGAGCCCCAGGTGGGCCACGCCATCAGTGCCTACGCGCTGGGCGTGATGGTCGGTGCCCCGACCCTGGCGATTTTGGGGGCCAAGCTGCTGCGCAAGCACATGTTGCTGCTGTTGATGGCGCTGTATGCCCTTGGCAACCTGGCCACGGCGTTCGCCCCCTCGTTCGGCGGCCTGGTCGCTTTCCGCTTCATCAGCGGCCTGCCCCATGGCGCCTACTTCGGCATCGCTGCGGTGGTGGCATCGAGCATGGTCGCCAACAACCAACGGGCAGGCGCCGTGGCGCGGGTGATGATGGGCCTGACGCTGGCCATGTTGCTGGGCAACCCTGTTGCCACCTTACTGGGCCAGTACTTCGGCTGGCGCTCTGCCTTTGTGTTGGTCGGGGCGATCGCCCTGTGCACCATTGCCCTGGTCTGGCGCTTCGTGCCGCAACCGCACGATGAAGTGCGCAGCGACCCGCGCAAAGAACTTAAAGCGTTCGCCCTGCCCCAGGTGTGGATGGCGCTGGCCATTGCATCGATCGGCTTTGCCGGCATGTTCTGTGTGTTCAGCTACCTGGCGCCCACCATGCTGCACGTGACCCAGGTATCGCCGCAGTGGATCCCCTTCGGCCTGGCGGCCTTTGGAGTCGGCGGCATCGTCGGCAACATCGCCGGTGGCAAGTTGTTCGACCGCTTGCAGTTCCGCGCCGTCGGGCTGGTGCTGATCTGGTCGATTGCAGTGCTGCTGTTCTTCACCTTCGCAGCGCATTCGTTGTGGACCCTGCTGCTGGGCGTCGGCCTGGTGGGCACCATGATTGCACTGGCAGCCCCCTTGCAAATCCGCCTGATGGACATTGCCCATGAAGCCCCCAGCCTTGCAGCAGCCTCGAACCACGCCGCGTTCAACCTGGCCAATGCGCTTGGGCCGTGGTTGGGTGGCATGGCCATCACCGCAGGCATGGGCTGGACGAGTACGGGTTATATCGGCGCTGCAACCGCGTTGGTCGGCTTGGGCATTTACTTCGTTGCGCGGCGTATGAAGGGTGGGCATTAA
- a CDS encoding aldo/keto reductase: MQYVKLGNTGLDISRLCLGCMTFGDPDAGTHPWTLDVQQSRPIIRHAVEQGINFFDTANSYSAGTSEVILGQLLKEFTRREDTVIATKVFYPANMWQGASKPNEQGLSRKAILSSIDASLTRLGVDYVDLYQVHRWDYHTPIEETMEALHDVVKAGKARYIGASSMYAWQFAKAQHVAAANGWSRFVSMQNYLNLLYREEEREMIPLCQDQGVGLMPWSPLARGRLTRPKGQETARTLSDVSGKSFYAGTEVEDGRVIDVVEQIASERGLPMAQVALAWVLRHRAVSAPIIGASKPGHLDDAIAALGVQLSDEEVARLEAPYVPHAVTGFK; the protein is encoded by the coding sequence ATGCAGTACGTCAAACTCGGCAACACCGGCCTGGACATCTCCCGACTGTGCCTGGGGTGCATGACGTTCGGTGACCCAGATGCCGGTACCCATCCCTGGACCCTGGATGTGCAACAGAGCCGCCCGATAATTCGCCACGCGGTAGAGCAAGGCATCAACTTCTTCGACACAGCCAATAGCTACTCGGCGGGTACATCGGAAGTGATCCTGGGCCAATTGCTGAAGGAATTCACCCGCCGTGAAGACACCGTCATCGCGACCAAGGTCTTCTACCCGGCGAACATGTGGCAAGGCGCAAGCAAGCCGAACGAGCAAGGCCTGTCACGCAAGGCGATCCTCAGCAGCATCGACGCCAGCCTGACCCGCCTGGGCGTGGATTACGTCGACCTCTACCAGGTTCACCGCTGGGATTATCACACGCCGATCGAAGAAACCATGGAAGCCCTGCACGACGTGGTCAAGGCCGGCAAGGCACGCTATATCGGTGCGTCTTCAATGTATGCCTGGCAGTTCGCCAAAGCCCAGCACGTCGCAGCGGCCAATGGCTGGAGCCGGTTCGTGTCGATGCAGAACTACCTCAACCTGCTGTACCGGGAGGAAGAGCGGGAGATGATCCCCTTGTGCCAGGACCAGGGCGTCGGGCTGATGCCCTGGAGCCCGCTGGCCCGTGGCCGGCTGACCCGGCCCAAGGGCCAGGAAACCGCGCGCACGCTCAGCGATGTTTCTGGCAAGTCGTTTTATGCAGGGACAGAAGTCGAGGATGGCCGAGTGATCGATGTGGTCGAGCAGATTGCCAGCGAGCGTGGCTTACCCATGGCTCAGGTTGCCTTGGCCTGGGTGCTCAGGCACCGCGCCGTGTCGGCGCCGATCATTGGCGCATCGAAGCCTGGGCATCTTGACGATGCCATTGCGGCATTGGGGGTGCAGTTGTCTGATGAAGAGGTTGCGCGGTTGGAAGCACCGTATGTGCCGCATGCGGTTACCGGGTTTAAGTAG
- a CDS encoding LysR family transcriptional regulator codes for MFDWEDLRHFSAFISAGSLSAAAKRLGVDHATVARRISSLEASLQLKLVDRRPRAYALTEQGVRVGEFAEQMLASSFALEHFASADQQAVAGEVVIAAPPALLGSMVARRLGELYKRYPALQLTLVGSKSRASLARREADVAITLARPTEPTLVASLLGHLEYRLYASAAYVRRREPHLYIGYDDSQAKSPQQRWLLEQAAGRPFALHSNDLRIQAQAAAGGVGVACLPGFMAEEYGLKQACEDARSMSIEIWLAVHEDVRNTPRIKAVTDFLLEQVKPLLRL; via the coding sequence ATGTTCGATTGGGAAGACCTGCGTCATTTTTCTGCATTTATCAGCGCCGGCTCGCTGTCGGCCGCTGCCAAGCGCTTGGGGGTTGACCACGCCACCGTGGCGCGGCGGATCAGTTCGCTGGAAGCCTCGCTGCAGTTGAAGCTGGTGGACCGCCGCCCACGGGCTTACGCCCTGACCGAACAGGGCGTGCGCGTTGGCGAGTTTGCCGAGCAGATGCTGGCATCCTCGTTTGCGCTGGAGCATTTTGCCAGTGCCGACCAACAGGCCGTTGCAGGCGAAGTCGTGATTGCCGCCCCGCCCGCGCTGTTGGGCAGCATGGTGGCGCGTAGGCTGGGCGAGCTGTACAAACGTTACCCTGCCTTGCAACTCACCTTGGTCGGCAGCAAGTCGCGCGCGTCGCTGGCCCGCCGCGAGGCGGACGTGGCAATCACCTTGGCCAGGCCCACCGAGCCAACCCTGGTGGCCAGCCTGCTCGGGCATCTCGAATACAGGCTGTACGCATCGGCGGCCTACGTGCGCCGACGCGAACCGCACCTGTACATCGGCTACGACGACTCTCAGGCGAAATCCCCACAGCAGCGCTGGCTGCTTGAGCAGGCCGCAGGTCGCCCTTTCGCCCTGCACAGCAACGACCTGCGCATCCAGGCTCAGGCTGCGGCCGGTGGCGTGGGGGTAGCCTGCCTGCCCGGCTTCATGGCCGAAGAGTACGGGCTCAAGCAAGCCTGCGAGGACGCCAGGTCGATGAGCATCGAAATTTGGCTGGCCGTGCACGAGGACGTGCGCAACACCCCCCGCATCAAAGCCGTAACGGATTTTCTGCTCGAGCAGGTCAAACCCCTGCTGCGCTTGTGA
- a CDS encoding TetR/AcrR family transcriptional regulator has protein sequence MPDARHVQQCPSPLLTVAQGLMAEVGYGAMSMRQLAARAGLQPGSLYHHVASKQDLLLDVLLDILAQRLEAWRRGPYTRDLRGYLRFQLARQASHPFEALLLRHESRHVEPGQRGWLEQALNRSRAPLCQIIEHGQQQGRFTVGDIASAAEAILALIDTAEGMRRRPMPVDDAKIEAWVIQMSHALLSACPPAKRPARTARLTGAT, from the coding sequence ATGCCCGACGCCCGTCACGTGCAACAGTGCCCCAGCCCTCTGCTCACTGTGGCACAGGGCTTGATGGCAGAAGTCGGCTATGGCGCCATGAGCATGCGCCAGCTCGCGGCCCGGGCTGGCCTGCAGCCGGGCAGCCTTTACCACCACGTTGCGAGCAAACAGGACCTGCTGCTCGATGTATTGCTGGACATTCTCGCCCAGCGCCTCGAAGCCTGGCGCCGAGGGCCCTACACCCGCGACCTGCGCGGCTACCTGCGGTTTCAACTCGCGCGCCAGGCATCGCATCCCTTTGAGGCGTTGTTGCTGCGCCACGAATCACGCCATGTCGAGCCTGGCCAACGTGGGTGGCTGGAGCAGGCGCTCAATCGTTCACGCGCGCCTTTGTGCCAGATCATCGAACACGGCCAGCAACAGGGGCGTTTCACGGTGGGGGATATCGCCAGCGCAGCCGAGGCGATTCTGGCCCTGATAGACACCGCCGAAGGTATGCGCCGTCGGCCAATGCCGGTGGATGACGCGAAAATCGAGGCCTGGGTAATACAGATGAGCCATGCGCTGCTGTCGGCATGCCCGCCTGCAAAACGGCCGGCACGCACCGCCCGGCTGACGGGAGCCACCTGA
- a CDS encoding HpcH/HpaI aldolase/citrate lyase family protein, producing the protein MSQAIVRSALFVPASRPERIAKALASGADRVIVDLEDAVEEAAKAQARDNLQAFLAEQPEACVLVRVNAPQHWAHAADLALCQRHAGVSGILLPKAETVEQVQRARATGKPVWPIIESARGLVALPLLAACEGVERLSFGSLDLGLDLNLRTASEAAEQVLGQARYAVLLHSRAAGLAPPLDGVHPDIQDVAGLQRHVQFARDMGFGGALCIHPSQVSVIHRALQPSPDELEWAHRVLAAAEGGAGVFTLDGQMVDAPVILRARALVHAAGKGE; encoded by the coding sequence ATGAGCCAGGCCATCGTGCGCTCTGCCCTGTTCGTCCCCGCCAGCCGCCCGGAACGTATCGCCAAGGCGCTGGCCAGCGGCGCTGATCGGGTGATTGTGGATTTGGAAGATGCCGTTGAAGAAGCGGCGAAGGCGCAGGCGCGGGACAACCTGCAGGCATTTCTGGCCGAGCAGCCCGAGGCCTGCGTGCTGGTACGGGTCAACGCCCCGCAGCATTGGGCGCACGCGGCTGACCTTGCGCTGTGCCAGCGTCACGCCGGTGTCAGTGGCATCCTGCTGCCCAAGGCCGAAACGGTCGAGCAGGTGCAGCGTGCGCGTGCTACCGGCAAGCCGGTCTGGCCAATTATCGAGAGCGCACGTGGGCTGGTCGCCCTGCCCTTGCTGGCGGCCTGTGAGGGCGTCGAACGCTTGTCCTTTGGCAGCCTTGATCTGGGCCTGGACCTGAACCTGCGCACGGCCAGCGAAGCCGCCGAACAGGTGCTCGGGCAGGCGCGCTATGCCGTCTTGCTGCACAGCCGCGCTGCCGGCCTTGCGCCGCCGCTCGATGGCGTGCACCCGGACATTCAGGACGTCGCTGGCCTGCAGCGGCACGTACAGTTCGCTCGCGACATGGGCTTTGGCGGGGCCTTGTGCATTCACCCCAGCCAGGTCAGCGTGATTCATCGCGCCCTGCAACCTTCGCCCGATGAGTTGGAATGGGCGCACCGCGTGTTGGCTGCGGCCGAAGGCGGTGCCGGCGTGTTCACCCTGGATGGGCAGATGGTGGATGCGCCGGTGATCCTGCGCGCCCGTGCCCTTGTGCACGCCGCAGGCAAGGGTGAATAG
- a CDS encoding FAS1-like dehydratase domain-containing protein gives MTTHDLSRWIGRSETSHDRITHNLVKRLAATLSEPAPSAGEPLPLLWHWAFFQDPVEATGLGADGHPARGGFLPPADNRNRMWAGSRLTFISPLQVEAQVARHSTILNVEEKHGRTGSLLFVTVRHVYVQDGHEALIEEQDIVYREPTPPKLGGTEPAPAGAWQETVTPDATLLFRYSAVTFNGHRIHYDWPYVTDTEGYPGLVVHGPLIATLNLRAFARANPAAQIRRFSFRGLRPLISPNTFEVGGRLLERGKAQLWATAEAGMAQTAEVEFSLEASQ, from the coding sequence ATGACAACACACGACCTCAGCCGCTGGATTGGCCGTAGCGAAACCAGCCACGATCGCATCACCCACAACCTGGTCAAGCGCCTCGCGGCGACCCTCAGCGAGCCCGCACCCTCGGCGGGAGAACCGCTGCCCCTGCTCTGGCACTGGGCGTTCTTCCAGGACCCCGTCGAGGCCACCGGGCTAGGCGCCGATGGCCACCCCGCGCGCGGCGGTTTCTTGCCGCCAGCAGACAACCGCAACCGGATGTGGGCCGGCAGCCGCCTGACCTTCATCAGCCCTTTACAGGTGGAAGCGCAGGTAGCACGCCACTCGACGATTCTCAACGTCGAAGAAAAACACGGCCGCACCGGGTCGCTGCTGTTTGTCACCGTCAGGCACGTGTATGTCCAGGATGGCCATGAAGCGCTGATTGAAGAACAGGACATCGTCTACCGCGAGCCCACCCCACCCAAGCTTGGCGGTACCGAGCCGGCACCCGCCGGCGCTTGGCAGGAGACCGTGACGCCCGACGCAACCCTGTTGTTCCGCTACTCGGCCGTCACCTTCAATGGCCATCGCATCCACTATGACTGGCCCTATGTCACTGACACCGAAGGCTACCCGGGGCTGGTGGTGCACGGGCCCTTGATTGCCACGCTCAATCTGCGCGCCTTTGCCCGTGCCAACCCCGCCGCCCAGATACGCCGATTCAGCTTCCGCGGCTTACGCCCGTTGATTTCGCCGAACACCTTCGAGGTGGGTGGGCGCCTGCTCGAACGCGGCAAGGCGCAGCTTTGGGCAACCGCCGAAGCGGGCATGGCGCAAACCGCAGAAGTCGAATTCAGCCTGGAGGCCAGCCAATGA